In Humulus lupulus chromosome 7, drHumLupu1.1, whole genome shotgun sequence, the following are encoded in one genomic region:
- the LOC133790521 gene encoding aspartate aminotransferase, cytoplasmic-like isoform X1, which yields MESPEFCSDSQNGESAFADVPFAPEPLVYAVMAAFREDPSPLKLNLGIGVYRTEEGKPFVLDVVRRVEQLLVNDLSLGKEYLPITGIPEFNELSSKLILGAESSPAIKENRVATVQCVAGCGSLRVGAEFLAKHYHQKTVYIPKPTYSNHPNFFSSVGLVVKTYRYYDLATHGLDFQGLLEDLSFAPPGSIVLLQACGHNPTGVDPTIQEWEQIRQFIRSKGLLPFFDSAYQGLVSGNLDADAQSVRLFVTDGGESLIAQSYSKNMGLYGERVGALLIVCKTAEVAIEVESQLKLVIRPMYSNPPIHGASMVTAILKDREMYNEWTSDLKKMNDRLINIRQKLVNTLRDKGTPGDWSHIIRQVGMYSLSGLSQDQIAFMTKEYHVYMSSDGRISMAGLSSRTVPHLVEAIHAAVTRVI from the exons ATGGAGTCTCCTGAATTTTGTTCGGACTCCCAAAATGGTGAATCTGCGTTTGCAGATGTTCCCTTCGCTCCTGAACCCCTGGTCTATGCG GTTATGGCTGCTTTCAGAGAAGACCCAAGTCCATTGAAGCTGAATCTGGGTATTGGAGTTTATAGAACAGAG GAGGGAAAACCCTTTGTTTTGGATGTAGTTAGACGAGTAGAGCAGCTTCTAGTCAATGAcct GTCCTTGGGTAAGGAATATCTTCCTATAACTGGCATACCAGAATTCAATGAATTGAGCTCTAAGCTCATTTTGGGTGCTGAGAG TAGCCCGGCTATCAAAGAAAACAGAGTGGCTACTGTCCAGTGCGTGGCTGGCTGTGGCTCCCTTAGAGTTGGAGCTGAGTTTTTGGCTAAACATTACCACCAA AAGACAGTATATATTCCTAAGCCTACCTATTCAAACCACCCAAATTTTTTCTCTTCGGTTGGTCTGGTTGTGAAGACGTATCGCTACTACGATCTAGCAACGCATGGGCTGGACTTTCAAG GCTTGTTGGAAGACCTCTCTTTTGCACCCCCTGGATCTATTGTGCTTCTCCAAGCATGTGGTCATAATCCAACTGGTGTTGATCCTACAATTCAGGAGTGGGAACAAATAAGACAGTTCATAAGATCTAAAGGGTTGTTACCATTTTTTGATTCTGCTTATCAG GGTTTAGTTAGTGGAAACTTGGATGCCGATGCACAATCCGTACGATTATTTGTTACTGATGGTGGTGAGAGCCTTATAGCTCAGTCCTATTCAAAGAATATGGGACTATATGGGGAACGTGTTGGTGCCCTTCTCATT GTTTGCAAGACAGCTGAAGTGGCTATCGAGGTTGAGAGCCAGCTGAAACTTGTGATAAGACCCATGTATTCTAATCCACCTATCCATGGGGCTTCCATGGTGACGGCTATCCTAAAGGACAG GGAGATGTATAACGAGTGGACTAGCGACTTGAAGAAAATGAATGATCGCCTTATTAATATTCGACAAAAACTTGTTAATACTTTACGTGATAAAG GCACACCTGGTGATTGGAGTCACATAATCAGGCAGGTGGGAATGTATTCTCTCTCAGGATTAAGCCAAGATCAAATTGCCTTCATGACTAAAGAATACCACGTCTACATGTCATCTGATGG GAGAATCAGCATGGCTGGTTTGAGCTCAAGGACAGTGCCCCATTTGGTGGAAGCAATTCACGCTGCTGTTACTCGTGTCATCTAA
- the LOC133790521 gene encoding aspartate aminotransferase, cytoplasmic-like isoform X2 encodes MESPEFCSDSQNGESAFADVPFAPEPLVYAVMAAFREDPSPLKLNLGIGVYRTEEGKPFVLDVVRRVEQLLVNDLSLGKEYLPITGIPEFNELSSKLILGAESPAIKENRVATVQCVAGCGSLRVGAEFLAKHYHQKTVYIPKPTYSNHPNFFSSVGLVVKTYRYYDLATHGLDFQGLLEDLSFAPPGSIVLLQACGHNPTGVDPTIQEWEQIRQFIRSKGLLPFFDSAYQGLVSGNLDADAQSVRLFVTDGGESLIAQSYSKNMGLYGERVGALLIVCKTAEVAIEVESQLKLVIRPMYSNPPIHGASMVTAILKDREMYNEWTSDLKKMNDRLINIRQKLVNTLRDKGTPGDWSHIIRQVGMYSLSGLSQDQIAFMTKEYHVYMSSDGRISMAGLSSRTVPHLVEAIHAAVTRVI; translated from the exons ATGGAGTCTCCTGAATTTTGTTCGGACTCCCAAAATGGTGAATCTGCGTTTGCAGATGTTCCCTTCGCTCCTGAACCCCTGGTCTATGCG GTTATGGCTGCTTTCAGAGAAGACCCAAGTCCATTGAAGCTGAATCTGGGTATTGGAGTTTATAGAACAGAG GAGGGAAAACCCTTTGTTTTGGATGTAGTTAGACGAGTAGAGCAGCTTCTAGTCAATGAcct GTCCTTGGGTAAGGAATATCTTCCTATAACTGGCATACCAGAATTCAATGAATTGAGCTCTAAGCTCATTTTGGGTGCTGAGAG CCCGGCTATCAAAGAAAACAGAGTGGCTACTGTCCAGTGCGTGGCTGGCTGTGGCTCCCTTAGAGTTGGAGCTGAGTTTTTGGCTAAACATTACCACCAA AAGACAGTATATATTCCTAAGCCTACCTATTCAAACCACCCAAATTTTTTCTCTTCGGTTGGTCTGGTTGTGAAGACGTATCGCTACTACGATCTAGCAACGCATGGGCTGGACTTTCAAG GCTTGTTGGAAGACCTCTCTTTTGCACCCCCTGGATCTATTGTGCTTCTCCAAGCATGTGGTCATAATCCAACTGGTGTTGATCCTACAATTCAGGAGTGGGAACAAATAAGACAGTTCATAAGATCTAAAGGGTTGTTACCATTTTTTGATTCTGCTTATCAG GGTTTAGTTAGTGGAAACTTGGATGCCGATGCACAATCCGTACGATTATTTGTTACTGATGGTGGTGAGAGCCTTATAGCTCAGTCCTATTCAAAGAATATGGGACTATATGGGGAACGTGTTGGTGCCCTTCTCATT GTTTGCAAGACAGCTGAAGTGGCTATCGAGGTTGAGAGCCAGCTGAAACTTGTGATAAGACCCATGTATTCTAATCCACCTATCCATGGGGCTTCCATGGTGACGGCTATCCTAAAGGACAG GGAGATGTATAACGAGTGGACTAGCGACTTGAAGAAAATGAATGATCGCCTTATTAATATTCGACAAAAACTTGTTAATACTTTACGTGATAAAG GCACACCTGGTGATTGGAGTCACATAATCAGGCAGGTGGGAATGTATTCTCTCTCAGGATTAAGCCAAGATCAAATTGCCTTCATGACTAAAGAATACCACGTCTACATGTCATCTGATGG GAGAATCAGCATGGCTGGTTTGAGCTCAAGGACAGTGCCCCATTTGGTGGAAGCAATTCACGCTGCTGTTACTCGTGTCATCTAA
- the LOC133790521 gene encoding aspartate aminotransferase, cytoplasmic-like isoform X4 produces MESPEFCSDSQNGESAFADVPFAPEPLVYAVMAAFREDPSPLKLNLGIGVYRTEEGKPFVLDVVRRVEQLLVNDLSLGKEYLPITGIPEFNELSSKLILGAESSPAIKENRVATVQCVAGCGSLRVGAEFLAKHYHQKTVYIPKPTYSNHPNFFSSVGLVVKTYRYYDLATHGLDFQGLLEDLSFAPPGSIVLLQACGHNPTGVDPTIQEWEQIRQFIRSKGLLPFFDSAYQGLVSGNLDADAQSVRLFVTDGGESLIAQSYSKNMGLYGERVGALLIVCKTAEVAIEVESQLKLVIRPMYSNPPIHGASMVTAILKDREMYNEWTSDLKKMNDRLINIRQKLVNTLRDKGESAWLV; encoded by the exons ATGGAGTCTCCTGAATTTTGTTCGGACTCCCAAAATGGTGAATCTGCGTTTGCAGATGTTCCCTTCGCTCCTGAACCCCTGGTCTATGCG GTTATGGCTGCTTTCAGAGAAGACCCAAGTCCATTGAAGCTGAATCTGGGTATTGGAGTTTATAGAACAGAG GAGGGAAAACCCTTTGTTTTGGATGTAGTTAGACGAGTAGAGCAGCTTCTAGTCAATGAcct GTCCTTGGGTAAGGAATATCTTCCTATAACTGGCATACCAGAATTCAATGAATTGAGCTCTAAGCTCATTTTGGGTGCTGAGAG TAGCCCGGCTATCAAAGAAAACAGAGTGGCTACTGTCCAGTGCGTGGCTGGCTGTGGCTCCCTTAGAGTTGGAGCTGAGTTTTTGGCTAAACATTACCACCAA AAGACAGTATATATTCCTAAGCCTACCTATTCAAACCACCCAAATTTTTTCTCTTCGGTTGGTCTGGTTGTGAAGACGTATCGCTACTACGATCTAGCAACGCATGGGCTGGACTTTCAAG GCTTGTTGGAAGACCTCTCTTTTGCACCCCCTGGATCTATTGTGCTTCTCCAAGCATGTGGTCATAATCCAACTGGTGTTGATCCTACAATTCAGGAGTGGGAACAAATAAGACAGTTCATAAGATCTAAAGGGTTGTTACCATTTTTTGATTCTGCTTATCAG GGTTTAGTTAGTGGAAACTTGGATGCCGATGCACAATCCGTACGATTATTTGTTACTGATGGTGGTGAGAGCCTTATAGCTCAGTCCTATTCAAAGAATATGGGACTATATGGGGAACGTGTTGGTGCCCTTCTCATT GTTTGCAAGACAGCTGAAGTGGCTATCGAGGTTGAGAGCCAGCTGAAACTTGTGATAAGACCCATGTATTCTAATCCACCTATCCATGGGGCTTCCATGGTGACGGCTATCCTAAAGGACAG GGAGATGTATAACGAGTGGACTAGCGACTTGAAGAAAATGAATGATCGCCTTATTAATATTCGACAAAAACTTGTTAATACTTTACGTGATAAAG GAGAATCAGCATGGCTGGTTTGA
- the LOC133790521 gene encoding aspartate aminotransferase, cytoplasmic-like isoform X5, with translation MESPEFCSDSQNGESAFADVPFAPEPLVYAVMAAFREDPSPLKLNLGIGVYRTEKTVYIPKPTYSNHPNFFSSVGLVVKTYRYYDLATHGLDFQGLLEDLSFAPPGSIVLLQACGHNPTGVDPTIQEWEQIRQFIRSKGLLPFFDSAYQGLVSGNLDADAQSVRLFVTDGGESLIAQSYSKNMGLYGERVGALLIVCKTAEVAIEVESQLKLVIRPMYSNPPIHGASMVTAILKDREMYNEWTSDLKKMNDRLINIRQKLVNTLRDKGTPGDWSHIIRQVGMYSLSGLSQDQIAFMTKEYHVYMSSDGRISMAGLSSRTVPHLVEAIHAAVTRVI, from the exons ATGGAGTCTCCTGAATTTTGTTCGGACTCCCAAAATGGTGAATCTGCGTTTGCAGATGTTCCCTTCGCTCCTGAACCCCTGGTCTATGCG GTTATGGCTGCTTTCAGAGAAGACCCAAGTCCATTGAAGCTGAATCTGGGTATTGGAGTTTATAGAACAGAG AAGACAGTATATATTCCTAAGCCTACCTATTCAAACCACCCAAATTTTTTCTCTTCGGTTGGTCTGGTTGTGAAGACGTATCGCTACTACGATCTAGCAACGCATGGGCTGGACTTTCAAG GCTTGTTGGAAGACCTCTCTTTTGCACCCCCTGGATCTATTGTGCTTCTCCAAGCATGTGGTCATAATCCAACTGGTGTTGATCCTACAATTCAGGAGTGGGAACAAATAAGACAGTTCATAAGATCTAAAGGGTTGTTACCATTTTTTGATTCTGCTTATCAG GGTTTAGTTAGTGGAAACTTGGATGCCGATGCACAATCCGTACGATTATTTGTTACTGATGGTGGTGAGAGCCTTATAGCTCAGTCCTATTCAAAGAATATGGGACTATATGGGGAACGTGTTGGTGCCCTTCTCATT GTTTGCAAGACAGCTGAAGTGGCTATCGAGGTTGAGAGCCAGCTGAAACTTGTGATAAGACCCATGTATTCTAATCCACCTATCCATGGGGCTTCCATGGTGACGGCTATCCTAAAGGACAG GGAGATGTATAACGAGTGGACTAGCGACTTGAAGAAAATGAATGATCGCCTTATTAATATTCGACAAAAACTTGTTAATACTTTACGTGATAAAG GCACACCTGGTGATTGGAGTCACATAATCAGGCAGGTGGGAATGTATTCTCTCTCAGGATTAAGCCAAGATCAAATTGCCTTCATGACTAAAGAATACCACGTCTACATGTCATCTGATGG GAGAATCAGCATGGCTGGTTTGAGCTCAAGGACAGTGCCCCATTTGGTGGAAGCAATTCACGCTGCTGTTACTCGTGTCATCTAA
- the LOC133790521 gene encoding aspartate aminotransferase, cytoplasmic-like isoform X3 — protein sequence MESPEFCSDSQNGESAFADVPFAPEPLVYAVMAAFREDPSPLKLNLGIGVYRTEEGKPFVLDVVRRVEQLLVNDLPAIKENRVATVQCVAGCGSLRVGAEFLAKHYHQKTVYIPKPTYSNHPNFFSSVGLVVKTYRYYDLATHGLDFQGLLEDLSFAPPGSIVLLQACGHNPTGVDPTIQEWEQIRQFIRSKGLLPFFDSAYQGLVSGNLDADAQSVRLFVTDGGESLIAQSYSKNMGLYGERVGALLIVCKTAEVAIEVESQLKLVIRPMYSNPPIHGASMVTAILKDREMYNEWTSDLKKMNDRLINIRQKLVNTLRDKGTPGDWSHIIRQVGMYSLSGLSQDQIAFMTKEYHVYMSSDGRISMAGLSSRTVPHLVEAIHAAVTRVI from the exons ATGGAGTCTCCTGAATTTTGTTCGGACTCCCAAAATGGTGAATCTGCGTTTGCAGATGTTCCCTTCGCTCCTGAACCCCTGGTCTATGCG GTTATGGCTGCTTTCAGAGAAGACCCAAGTCCATTGAAGCTGAATCTGGGTATTGGAGTTTATAGAACAGAG GAGGGAAAACCCTTTGTTTTGGATGTAGTTAGACGAGTAGAGCAGCTTCTAGTCAATGAcct CCCGGCTATCAAAGAAAACAGAGTGGCTACTGTCCAGTGCGTGGCTGGCTGTGGCTCCCTTAGAGTTGGAGCTGAGTTTTTGGCTAAACATTACCACCAA AAGACAGTATATATTCCTAAGCCTACCTATTCAAACCACCCAAATTTTTTCTCTTCGGTTGGTCTGGTTGTGAAGACGTATCGCTACTACGATCTAGCAACGCATGGGCTGGACTTTCAAG GCTTGTTGGAAGACCTCTCTTTTGCACCCCCTGGATCTATTGTGCTTCTCCAAGCATGTGGTCATAATCCAACTGGTGTTGATCCTACAATTCAGGAGTGGGAACAAATAAGACAGTTCATAAGATCTAAAGGGTTGTTACCATTTTTTGATTCTGCTTATCAG GGTTTAGTTAGTGGAAACTTGGATGCCGATGCACAATCCGTACGATTATTTGTTACTGATGGTGGTGAGAGCCTTATAGCTCAGTCCTATTCAAAGAATATGGGACTATATGGGGAACGTGTTGGTGCCCTTCTCATT GTTTGCAAGACAGCTGAAGTGGCTATCGAGGTTGAGAGCCAGCTGAAACTTGTGATAAGACCCATGTATTCTAATCCACCTATCCATGGGGCTTCCATGGTGACGGCTATCCTAAAGGACAG GGAGATGTATAACGAGTGGACTAGCGACTTGAAGAAAATGAATGATCGCCTTATTAATATTCGACAAAAACTTGTTAATACTTTACGTGATAAAG GCACACCTGGTGATTGGAGTCACATAATCAGGCAGGTGGGAATGTATTCTCTCTCAGGATTAAGCCAAGATCAAATTGCCTTCATGACTAAAGAATACCACGTCTACATGTCATCTGATGG GAGAATCAGCATGGCTGGTTTGAGCTCAAGGACAGTGCCCCATTTGGTGGAAGCAATTCACGCTGCTGTTACTCGTGTCATCTAA